From a region of the Arachis ipaensis cultivar K30076 chromosome B09, Araip1.1, whole genome shotgun sequence genome:
- the LOC107617325 gene encoding ABC transporter G family member 36 (The sequence of the model RefSeq protein was modified relative to this genomic sequence to represent the inferred CDS: added 156 bases not found in genome assembly), whose translation MDSNLSRSISRSLSRSSWKMEEVFASGRYSRRTSHVDEDEEALKWAAIEKLPTYDRLRTSIIQNFGEGDHHHHHDAKAQHREVDVRKLDMNERQQIIDQIFKVAEEDNEKFLTKFRNRIDKVGIKLPTVEVRFQNLTVEANSYVGSRALPTLPNTALNILESALGMCGISTTKRTKLTILKNASGIVKPSRMALLLGPPSSGKTTLLLALAGKLDSELKVTGEISYNGHKPNEFVPRKTSAYISQNDVHVGEMTVKETLDFSARCQGVGTRYDLLAEVARREKEAGIFPEAELDLFMKATAMEGTESSLITDYTLKILGLDICKDTIVGDEMHRGVSGGQKKRVTTGEMIVGPTKTLFMDEISTGLDSSTTYQIVKCLQQIVHLTEGTILMSLLQPAPETFNLFDDIILISEGQIVYQGPREHIVEFFESCGFKCPERKGIADFLQEVTSRKDQEQYWADRNIPYRYVTVTEFTNKFKRFHVGMQLENELRVPFDRSRAHKAALVYNKWSVPKMDLLRACWDKEWLLIKRNSFVYIFKTVQIIIIAFIAATVFIRTKMHRRNEDDAALYVGAILFSMIMNMFNGFAELALTIQRLPVFYKQRDHLFHPAWTYTLPNFLLRIPISIFESLVWVLVTYYTIGFAPEAERFFKQLLLVFLVQQMAAGMFRFISGVCRTMIIANTGGALMLLLVFLLGGFILPKREIPNWWVWGYWVSPLTYAFNALAVNELYAPRWSKPSPTQANLTLGVSTLRNFDAFANKNWYWIGVGSLLAFTILYNVLFTLALMYLNPLGKKQAIITEEDASEMEVGEEPRLVRPPETNRESMLRSLSKADGNNSSEVAMQRMSSRSNPNGTRNSDSTLDSATGVAPKRGMILPFQPLAMSFDSVNYYVDMPAEMKEQGVAEDRLQLLREVTSAFRPGVLTALMGVSGAGKTTLMDVLAGRKTGGYIEGDIRISGFPKKQETFARVSGYCEQTDIHSPQVTIRESLLYSAFLRLPKEVSREEKTQFVDQVMDLVELDSLKDAIVGLPGVTGLSTEQRKRLTIAVELVANPSIIFMDEPTSGLDARAAAIVMRTVRNTVDTGRTVVCTIHQPSIDIFEAFDELLLMKRGGQVIYSGPLGRNSQKIVEYFEAIPGVPKIKEMYNPATWMLEVSSIAAEVRLGMDFAEYYRNSALFQRNKTLVKELSTPPPGAKDLYFPTKYSQNAWGQFTSCLWKQWLTYWRSPDYNLVRFFFTLASALMIGTVFWRVGKHTLTTSSLTMVIGAMYAAVIFVGINNCQTVQPVVAIERTVFYRERAAGMYAPMPYAIAQVLTEIPYVFIQAVYYSLIVYAMVSFDWKVEKFFWFFFVSFFSFLYFTYYGMMTVSITPNHQVASIFAAAFYGLFNLFSGFFIPRPKIPKWWIWYYWICPVAWTVYGLIVSQYRDITTEMFIASENRNYTVKDYINHHYGFKSDFMGPVAAVLVLFAVFFAFVFAVCIRALNFQTR comes from the exons ATGGATTCAAATTTAAGCAGAAGCATAAGCAGGAGCTTAAGCAGATCAAGTTGGAAAATGGAAGAGGTATTTGCAAGTGGGAGATATTCAAGGAGAACCTCACATGTTGATGAAGATGAAGAGGCTCTGAAATGGGCTGCAATTGAGAAGCTTCCAACCTATGATAGGTTGAGAACAAGTATCATTCAGAATTTTGGTGAAggtgatcatcatcatcatcatgatgcCAAGGCTCAGCATAGAGAAGTTGATGTTAGGAAGCTTGATATGAATGAGAGGCAACAAATCATTGATCAAATCTTCAAGGTTGCTGAAGAGGATAATGAGAAGTTCTTGACCAAGTTCAGAAACAGAATTGATAA GGTTGGAATCAAACTTCCAACAGTTGAAGTAAGGTTTCAGAATTTGACAGTTGAGGCTAATTCCTATGTTGGAAGCAGAGCTTtgccaacacttccaaacactgCATTGAACATTCTAGAATCAGCACTTGGCATGTGTGGGATTAGTACTACTAAAAGAACAAAGCTCACAATTCTTAAGAATGCCTCCGGAATTGTTAAACCCTCGAG GATGGCCCTTTTACTTGGCCCACCTTCTTCAGGAAAAACAACTCTTTTGTTGGCATTGGCTGGAAAATTGGACTCTGAATTGAAG GTTACCGGAGAAATTAGTTATAATGGACATAAGCCTAATGAATTTGTGCCAAGAAAGACTTCAGCATACATTAGCCAAAATGATGTTCATGTTGGAGAAATGACAGTTAAGGAGACACTTGATTTCTCAGCTAGGTGCCAAGGAGTTGGAACTAGATATG GGCAACTGCAATGGAAGGAACAGAAAGCAGTCTCATCACTGATTATACTCTTAAA ATTTTAGGTCTTGATATTTGCAAGGATACTATTGTTGGAGATGAAATGCATAGAGGTGTGTCTGGTGGCCAAAAGAAGCGTGTCACAACTG GTGAGATGATTGTTGGGCCCACAAAAACACTGTTTATGGATGAGATATCCACTGGTCTTGATAGCTCCACAACATATCAAATAGTGAAATGCTTGCAACAAATTGTGCACCTCACTGAAGGAACAATCCTAATGTCCCTTCTCCAACCAGCTCCTGAGACATTCAATCTCTTTGATGACATCATTCTCATTTCTGAGGGCCAAATTGTCTACCAGGGTCCACGTGAGCACATTGTTGAGTTCTTTGAATCATGTGGATTCAAATGCCCTGAGAGAAAGGGCATTGCTGACTTTTTACAAGAG GTTACCTCAAGAAAGGATCAAGAACAATATTGGGCAGACAGAAACATACCATACCGTTATGTAACTGTAACAGAATTCACAAACAAGTTCAAAAGATTCCATGTTGGAATGCAACTGGAAAATGAGCTAAGAGTGCCATTTGACAGATCAAGAGCACACAAAGCAGCACTTGTATACAACAAATGGTCAGTTCCCAAAATGGACCTTCTAAGAGCATGTTGGGACAAAGAGTGGCTCCTCATCAAGAGGAACTCATTTGTCTACATCTTCAAGACTGTCCAGATCATCATTATTGCCTTCATCGCCGCCACTGTGTTTATAAGGACGAAAATGCACCGGCGAAATGAGGACGATGCAGCCCTCTACGTCGGCGCAATCTTGTTTAGCATGATCATGAACATGTTCAATGGTTTTGCTGAGCTTGCACTCACCATTCAAAGGCTTCCTGTGTTTTACAAGCAGAGGGATCATCTTTTCCACCCTGCTTGGACTTACACTCTTCCCAATTTCCTCTTGAGGATTCCAATTTCAATATTCGAGTCTCTTGTTTGGGTGCTTGTTACCTACTACACTATAGGATTTGCACCTGAAGCTGAGAG GTTCTTCAAGCAACTTTTGTTGGTGTTCCTTGTTCAACAAATGGCTGCTGGAATGTTTAGGTTCATTTCTGGAGTCTGCAGAACAATGATCATAGCAAACACTGGTGGTGCACTCATGCTTCTTCTTGTTTTCCTTCTTGGTGGTTTCATCCTTCCGAAAC GTGAAATTCCAAATTGGTGGGTGTGGGGATACTGGGTTTCACCACTAACATATGCTTTCAATGCCCTTGCTGTGAATGAATTATATGCACCAAGATGGAGCAAACCA TCTCCTACACAGGCAAATTTGACATTAGGTGTGTCTACATTAAGAAACTTTGATGCTTTTGCCAACAAGAACTGGTACTGGATTGGTGTAGGATCACTTTTAGCCTTCACTATTTTGTACAATGTTCTGTTTACTCTTGCACTTATGTACCTAAATC CTCTTGGAAAGAAACAAGCAATTATAACTGAAGAAGATGCGAGCGAAATGGAGGTGGGCGAAGAACCAAGACTAGTTAGGCCACCAGAAACCAATCGAGAATCAATGCTCCGGTCGTTGTCTAAGGCTGATGGAAATAACTCAA GTGAAGTTGCGATGCAGCGAATGAGCAGCCGGTCTAATCCCAATGGAACAAGAAATTCTGATTCGACACTTGATTCGGCCACTGGTGTAGCCCCaaagagaggaatgattctacCTTTCCAGCCACTTGCAATGTCCTTTGACAGTGTTAATTACTATGTGGACATGCCTGCA GAAATGAAAGAGCAAGGAGTGGCAGAGGATAGGCTGCAACTTCTGAGGGAAGTAACAAGTGCCTTTAGGCCTGGAGTCTTGACTGCTCTGATGGGAGTCAGTGGAGCTGGGAAGACAACTTTGATGGATGTTTTGGCCGGAAGAAAGACCGGTGGTTACattgaaggagatattagaatctCCGGGTTCCCTAAGAAGCAAGAAACCTTTGCTAGAGTTTCAGGTTACTGCGAACA GCCGCGAAGAAAAGACA CAATTTGTGGACCAAGTTATGGACTTGGTAGAGTTGGATAGTCTCAAGGATGCTATAGTTGGGCTTCCAGGAGTTACAGGGCTGTCGACCGAACAGCGAAAGAGGCTGACAATCGCTGTCGAGCTTGTTGCTAATCCTTCAATCATTTTCATGGATGAACCAACCTCAGGTCTTGATGCAAGAGCAGCAGCCATTGTTATGAGAACAGTGAGGAACACTGTGGACACCGGAAGAACAGTTGTCTGCACAATTCACCAGCCTAGCATAGATATCTTTGAAGCTTTTGACGAG CTCTTGCTGATGAAAAGAGGAGGGCAAGTGATCTACTCAGGACCTTTAGGCCGGAACTCGCAAAAGATTGTAGAATACTTTGAGGCAATTCCAGGTGTCCCAAAGATCAAGGAAATGTACAACCCTGCAACATGGATGCTTGAAGTAAGTTCCATTGCAGCCGAAGTCCGGCTTGGAATGGACTTTGCTGAATACTACAGGAACTCTGCTTTGTTCCA GCGCAACAAAACTCTTGTGAAGGAGCTAAGCACGCCGCCTCCTGGCGCAAAGGATCTATATTTCCCCACCAAGTACTCTCAAAATGCATGGGGTCAGTTCACATCTTGTTTATGGAAGCAATGGCTGACATATTGGAGAAGTCCAGATTACAATCTTGTTAGATTCTTCTTCACCTTAGCAAGTGCTCTCATGATTGGGACAGTGTTCTGGAGAGTTGGCAAGCACAC GTTGACCACATCTAGCTTGACCATGGTTATTGGAGCAATGTATGCTGCAGTTATTTTCGTTGGAATTAACAACTGCCAAACTGTCCAACCGGTAGTAGCCATTGAACGAACTGTATTCTATCGAGAAAGAGCCGCCGGAATGTATGCTCCTATGCCTTATGCCATTGCACAG GTTCTTACTGAGATTCCTTATGTATTCATCCAAGCTGTGTATTACTCACTCATAGTGTATGCAATGGTGTCCTTTGACTGGAAGGTGGAGAAGTTCTTTTGGTTCTTCTTTGTCAGCTTCTTCTCCTTCTTGTACTTCACATACTATGGCATGATGACTGTTTCCATCACACCAAACCATCAAGTTGCATCGATCTTCGCAGCAGCATTCTATGGACTCTTCAATCTCTTCTCTGGTTTCTTTATCCCAAGACCT AAAATTCCTAAATGGTGGATTTGGTACTACTGGATTTGTCCTGTGGCATGGACAGTGTATGGACTAATCGTTTCACAGTACAGAGATATCACCACCGAAATGTTTATAGCCAGCGAAAATAGGAACTACACTGTCAAAGATTATATTAACCACCATTATGGTTTCAAATCAGACTTCATGGGGCCAGTTGCTGCAGTTTTGGTGCTTTTCGCTGTCTTCTTCGCCTTTGTGTTTGCCGTATGCATCAGGGCACTGAACTTCCAAACAAGATAA